A stretch of DNA from Acidobacteriota bacterium:
GAACGGGCCGGAGGAGGCGGTCGCCGTCGCCAACGACAGCCGCTACGGCCTGGCGGCGGGCATCTGGTCGCGCGACGTCGATCGGGCCGCGGCGATGGCGCGGCGCATTCGCGCCGGGTACGTCTGGATCAACACCTACGCCGCCATCTTCGGCGACATGCCGTTCGGCGGCTTCAAGCGGTCGGGACTGGGGCGCGAAGGGGGCGTGGTCGGGTACGAGGCCTACACCGAGCTGAAGAGCGTCCTGGCGGACACGACCGGCGGGACGACGGCGTTGCGATTCTGACACGGCGGCCTCAGGCCGGCTCGCGGGTCGCCCCCGATTGCAGCATGGCCGCAATCGCGTCGTCATCGAGGCCGGCTTCGCGCAGCACCTCGCGGCTGTGCTCGCCGAGCCGCGGCGGCAGCCGGCGCACGTCGCCCGGAGAGACCGAGAACGACATCGGGATCCCCGGCATGTTCAGCCGCCCCTCGGTGGGATGCTCGAACTGCTGCCAGAAACCGGTCGCGACGAGGTGCTCGTCGGCGAGCAGATCGTCGAGCGAGTTGACGATCATGGTCGGCACGTTCGTGCGCCCGAGGATGTCGAGCCACTCGGCGGTCGTGCGCTGCTCGAGGATGCGGCCGGTCTCGGCGTAGACGTCGTCGATGTGCGCGAGGCGGAGACTGAGCGTGGCGAACCGGGGATCGGCGCCGAGTTCCGGCCGCCCGGCGACCTCACAGAAGGAGCGCCAGTGCTCGTTGAGGTATGGCAGGACGGCCAGGTAGCCGTCCTTGGTGCGATAGGGGCGGCGATGGGGGCTGAGCAGACGCGTGTAGCCGACCGTGCCCTCGGCCGGCTCGAACACGCGCCCGAACAGGTGCTCTGCCATCACGTACGAGACGAGCGTCTCGTACATGGGCACTTCGATCTCCTGCCCCTCGCCGTGGCGCTCCCGGTGGAACAGCGCCGCGACGACCGCGCCGACGACCGCGAGCGCGGTGGTCTTGTCGGCGACGATCGTCGGCAGGTAGCGCGGGTCCTCGCCGATCATCGTCGGCAGCATGGCGATGCCGCTCGCCGCCTGGATCGAATCGTCGTAGGCGGCGCGGTCGCGGTACGGGCCCCGGCGGCTGTACCCGTACGTGCCGCAGAAGACGATCGTCGGGTTGACGCGGCGGACGGCGTCGTAGTCGAGGCCGAGGCGTGTCAGCGCGGCCGGGCGGTAATTGTGGACGAGCACGTCGGCGCCGGCGGCCAGGCGCAGCAGCGCGTCGCGGCCGGCGGGCTGCTTGAGGTCGAGCACGACGCTCCGCTTGTTGCGGTTGCACGTCAGGAACAGCGCCGACATGCCGGCGTGGCGCGACGGCCCGAGCTGGCGGTTGCTGTCGCCGCCGGGGGGCTCGACCTTGATCACGTCGGCGCCCATGTCGCCGAGGATCTGGCAGGCCCACGGGCCCAGGACCACGCTGGTCAGCTCCAGCACGCGCACGCCGTCGAGGGGTCCCGCCATCGCTCACCCGTCCCAGGGCGCGGCGCCGCGGGGCGCGCGCCCATTTTGTACTGTTGTTATTACAACCTGTCTTGAAGTAGTCTAGGAGCCGATCGCGGGGCTGTCAAGCCAGACGCCCCCGCGCGGGAGTTGCGCATGAGGGCCCTCGACATCGTCGTCAACCTGTGGACCAGCGATCTGACGAAGAACTATACGCCGAAGCTGAACGCGTTCTGGCAGAAGGTCAGCATCCTCGGCGAAACCGCCGCCGGCATCTCGCTCGAGGAGGAGATCCGGCGCATGGACGCCGCGCAGATCGACAAGGGGCTGCTCATCGCCACCACGGGCGGCTGGCAGGGATCGGACATCTTCTTTGAAAAACCGGTCGAGCGGATCGCGGAAGTCGTCGCGGCGCATCCGCGGCGGTTCAAGGGGGTCGTCGGCATCAACGTCACGCACATCGTCCCCTGGCTCCGGCGCATGGAGATGGCGGTCAGGGAGTACGGGTTCGTCGGCGCGCACCTGTACCCGCACTGGTTCGGCGAGGCGCCGGACCACCGGCGCTACTACCCGTTCTACGCCAAGTGCGCGGAACTCGGGATCCCGCTGCAGATCCAGGTGGGACACTCGGCGCAGCAGTTCCTGCCGACCGTCGCCCACCCGATGACGCTCGACCGCGTCGCCCTGGATTTCCCCGAGCTGACGATCATCGGGATCCACATCGGCTATCCGTGGACCGAAGAGATGATCTCGGTCGCGTGGAAGCATCCGAACGTGTTCGTCGGATGCGACGCGCACTCGCCGCGCTACTGGGACCCGTCGTTCGTCCGGTTCATCAACACGCGCGGCCAGGACAAGGTGCTCTTCGGCACCGACTGGCCGGTCATCGATTTCGAGCGCGCGCGGCGCGAGATCGACGAGCTGGATCTCCGCGAGCGCCCGAAGCAGAAGCTGCTGTGTGAAAACGCCGTCCGCGTCTACAAGCTCGAGCAGTGGGTCTGACGCACAACGGCTGCAGGAAGGATTGAGTCGAGATGGGACGCCCTCATATCGAACCGCTCGTTGACACGGACGTGCCGCGCCGGTCGCTCCCGATGCCCGGCTGGAAGAGCGGAGTCCAGGTACGCACGCTGAGCCTCGACCCGGTCAACGGCGCGTGCACCCAGATCGTCGAGTTCGGCGGCGGGTTCCGCCAGCCGGCCGGCTTCTCCACCAGCGAGTGGGAGCTGTTCGTCCTCGACGGCACCCTCCACGTCGGCGACGAGGTGCTCCGCAAGGATCATTACCTGTTCGTCCCGGCGGGACACCGCGTCGGCGCGATCTCGACCCGCGAGGGGTGCCGCGCGATCTGGTTCTTCAACGACCATTACCCCGACTGGGTCGCGGCCGAGGGGCACCGCGACCGGTCGGTCGACACCGCGCTGTTCACGAGCGTGAACGCGAACGACACGGTGCGGTGGACGACCCCCTCCTTCGCGCCGCAGACCGAGCCGGGCATCTTCATCAAGCTGCTCCGCCTGGACGAGAAGACCGGCGCGTTCACCGGGCTCTACAACATGTGCCCCGGCTTCTGGCAGGACAACGTGTCCTTCCACGACTGCATGGAGGAGGCGTACCACATCTGGGGCGAGTCGTGGATGCTGCAGTTCGGCTACCTGCCGACCGGCGGCTACTTCTATCGCCCGCCGTACATCAACCACGGCCCGTTCCGCTGCGAGTACGGCACGTACGCAATCTTCCGGACGGACAGCTGGCTGGTGAACCACTTCAACTGGAATCCGTTCACCACGCCCGACGAATGCCGCGTCAACGTGATCGAGACGATGCGGAAGCGTCAACCGGATCTCATGAAGTGGGTGTTCTTGCATGCCGGCGAGTTCATCCCGTAACGGAGACCCTTCGATGGCACAACAGCCACGCGGCGCCCTGGCCGGGCTGCGCGTGATCGACGCCGCAACGTTGTTCGCCGGACCGCTGGCGGCGACCCTGCTCGGCGACTTCGGCGCCGACGTGATCAAAGTGGAGCACCCCCGCGGGGACCCCGTGCGCACGCATGGGCCGCAGAAGAACGGCGTCCCGCTCTGGTGGAAGATGGTCGGCCGCAACAAGCACGCGGCCACGCTCAACCTCGGCGCCGCCGAGGGCCAGAAGCTGATGCGCCGCCTCGCGGCGGACGCCGACGTCCTGATCGAGAGCTTCCGCCCCGGCACGCTCGAACGGTGGAATCTCGGCCCCGACGTCCTCCACGAGATCAACCCGCGGCTCGTGCTGGCGCGCGTCACCGGGTTCGGCCAGTTCGGGCCGTACCGATCGCGCCCCGGCTTCGGCACGCTCGCCGAGGCGATGAGCGGCTTTGCCGCCATGACCGGCGAGCCGGACGGCCCGCCGACGCTGCCCCCCTTCGGCCTCGCCGACGGCATCACCGCCCTGGCGACGACGGCCGCCGTGATGTTTGCGCTCGAGGCGCGCCATCGCACCGGGCGGGGACAGGTGATCGACATGGCGATCATCGAGCCGATCCTGACGATCCTCGGGCCGCAGCCGATCTGGTTCGATCAGCTCGGCCTCGTGCAGGAGCGCCGCGGCAACCGCTCCGTCAACAACGCGCCGCGCAACACGTACCGCACCAGGGAGGGGCGGTGGGTCGCGATCTCCACCTCCGCCCAGAACATCGCCGAGCGCGTGATGCGGCTGGTGGGCCACCCCGAGGTGATCGACCAGCCGTGGTTCCGCTCCGGGGCCGAGCGCGCGCTCCACGCCGACGAGCTCGACGCGATGGTGGGCAGCTGGATCGCCGAGCGGTCCTTCGAGGAGGTCTCGTCCGCGTTCGAGGGAGCGGAGGCGGCTGTGGCGCCGATCTACGACATCCGCCACATCATGGAGGACCCGCAGTACCAGGCGCTCCGCACCATCGTCGCCGTCGAGGACGGCGAGCTTGGCCCCGTGAAGATGCAGAACGTGATGTTCCGCCTGTCGGACACGCCCGGGGCCATCCGCTGGGCCGGGCGTCCGCTCGGGGCCGACAACGACTACGTGTACGGGGAGCTGCTCGGCCTGCCCGCCGGCGAGCGCGACGCGCTGAAGGCCCGGGGCGTCATATGACCGAACAGCCCGCACGCCTGATCCGCTCGCACCTCTTCGCGCCGGGACACAGCACGCGGCTGCTGGCGAAGGTCTTCCTGGCCGGCGCCGACGCGGTGGTGCTCGACCTCGAGGACGCGGTGCCCGCGGCGGAAAAGGGGGCCGCGCGCCGCGCCGTCAGCGCCGCGCTGGCGGACCGCACGTCGGCGGAACCGCCGCTCGTGTTCGTGCGGATCAACGGTCTCGAGACCTCCTGGTGGGAGGCGGATCTCGACGCGATCGTCCAGCCCGGGCTCGACGGGATCAGGATTTCGAAGGCGCAGTCGGCCGCCGACGTGGAGCGCGTGGCGACCGTCCTCGATCGACTGGAGCCCGCGCGCGGCCTTGCGGCGGGACGGCTCGCGATCGTGCCCACGATCGAGAGCGCCGCGGGCGTGCTCCACGCCGCCGAGATCGCCGCGGGCCCCCGGGTCCGCGCGCTGTCGTTCGGCGCCACCGACTTCGCCCGTGACCTCGGCGCGCAACCGGGGCCCGACGATCTGGAGACGCTCTTCGCGCGGTCGGCGCTGGTGGTCGCCTCACGGGCCGCCTCGATCGATCCGCCGATCGCCTCCGTGTACACGCACCTCAGCGACGACGCCGGCTTGCGCCGGTCCTGCGAGGCGGCGCGGCGCCTGGGGTTCTTCGGGCGCTCCTGCATCCACCCGTCGCAGCTCGCGATCGTGCACGAGGTGTTCACACCGTCGGCCGAGGATGTCGCGCGCGCCCGCGCGATCGTGTCGGCCGCCGCCGATGCCGCCGAGCGCGGCGTCGGCGCGTTCGTCACCGCCGAGGGGGAATTCGTGGACCGCGCCGTCGTCGATCGCGCGCGCGCCGTCCTGGCCCGCGCCGTCGCCGGCAACCCCACAGGGCCCCAGGAGCCAGCCTCATGATCGAGACCGCCCCGTCCTTGTGGCGCATCGCGCAATCCGCCCGGGTGTTCGACCTGGCCCAGCCGCTCGAGCCGCTGATGCCGGTGTCGCCGAACCATCCCGGCTTCAAGATGTCGCTGATGCGCCGTCACGGCGATGTCGTGCGCGCCGACGGCGGATCGGCCGCCAACGAAATGATCGTGATCGGCGGGCACACCGGCACGCACGTCGACGCGCTGTGCCACGTGTCGCACCAGGGGCGGCTGTTCGGCGGCGTCGATGCCGGCGAGGCGCAACGAGGCGGCCGCTTCACGGCGCTCGGCATCGAGACGATGGCGCCCGTCGTGTGCCGCGGGGTGCTGCTCGATATCGCGGCGCTGCGGGGCGTCGACGTGCTGCCACCGGGACAGCCGATCACCGCCGACGATCTCGAGGCCGCCTGCCGCCGGCAGCGGCTGCAGGTGCGAGAGGGAGACGCGGTCCTGATCCGTTCGGGGTGGGCGCAGCACTGGTCGGACCCGCAGCGGTTCATCGGGCACGCGGCGGGCGTCCCCGGGCCGGACGAGGGGGCCGCGCTCTGGCTGGCCCAGCGCCGCATCCGGATCACCGGCGCCGAGACGATCGCGTACGAATGCATCCCGCCGGGGCGCGGTCACGCGCTCCTGCCGGTCCATCGCGTGCTCCTCGTGGAGTCCGGCATCCCGATCATCGAGGTGCTCGACCTGACCGCCGTCGCGGCGCAGGGGGTGCACGAGTTCCTGTTTGTGATGGCCCCGCTCAGGATTGCCGGCGCGACCGGCAGCCCGGTGCGGCCGCTGGCGGTGGCATGACGAGCGCGCCGACACCCCTCGAGCAGCTCGCGGCCTTCGTCGCCGGCGTCACCTACGAGCGCCTCCCGGCGGACGTCGTGCTCAGCGTGAAGCACCGCGTGCTCGACACGGTCGGGCTCTGCCTGGCGGCCACGCCGCTCGACACCAGCGTGCAGGCCGTGCGTCTGGCGCGGGCGTGGGGCGGCCCGCCGCAGGCGGCGGTGATCGGTCA
This window harbors:
- a CDS encoding DUF4437 domain-containing protein, whose amino-acid sequence is MGRPHIEPLVDTDVPRRSLPMPGWKSGVQVRTLSLDPVNGACTQIVEFGGGFRQPAGFSTSEWELFVLDGTLHVGDEVLRKDHYLFVPAGHRVGAISTREGCRAIWFFNDHYPDWVAAEGHRDRSVDTALFTSVNANDTVRWTTPSFAPQTEPGIFIKLLRLDEKTGAFTGLYNMCPGFWQDNVSFHDCMEEAYHIWGESWMLQFGYLPTGGYFYRPPYINHGPFRCEYGTYAIFRTDSWLVNHFNWNPFTTPDECRVNVIETMRKRQPDLMKWVFLHAGEFIP
- a CDS encoding CoA transferase; protein product: MAQQPRGALAGLRVIDAATLFAGPLAATLLGDFGADVIKVEHPRGDPVRTHGPQKNGVPLWWKMVGRNKHAATLNLGAAEGQKLMRRLAADADVLIESFRPGTLERWNLGPDVLHEINPRLVLARVTGFGQFGPYRSRPGFGTLAEAMSGFAAMTGEPDGPPTLPPFGLADGITALATTAAVMFALEARHRTGRGQVIDMAIIEPILTILGPQPIWFDQLGLVQERRGNRSVNNAPRNTYRTREGRWVAISTSAQNIAERVMRLVGHPEVIDQPWFRSGAERALHADELDAMVGSWIAERSFEEVSSAFEGAEAAVAPIYDIRHIMEDPQYQALRTIVAVEDGELGPVKMQNVMFRLSDTPGAIRWAGRPLGADNDYVYGELLGLPAGERDALKARGVI
- a CDS encoding CoA ester lyase, with translation MIRSHLFAPGHSTRLLAKVFLAGADAVVLDLEDAVPAAEKGAARRAVSAALADRTSAEPPLVFVRINGLETSWWEADLDAIVQPGLDGIRISKAQSAADVERVATVLDRLEPARGLAAGRLAIVPTIESAAGVLHAAEIAAGPRVRALSFGATDFARDLGAQPGPDDLETLFARSALVVASRAASIDPPIASVYTHLSDDAGLRRSCEAARRLGFFGRSCIHPSQLAIVHEVFTPSAEDVARARAIVSAAADAAERGVGAFVTAEGEFVDRAVVDRARAVLARAVAGNPTGPQEPAS
- a CDS encoding CoA transferase is translated as MAGPLDGVRVLELTSVVLGPWACQILGDMGADVIKVEPPGGDSNRQLGPSRHAGMSALFLTCNRNKRSVVLDLKQPAGRDALLRLAAGADVLVHNYRPAALTRLGLDYDAVRRVNPTIVFCGTYGYSRRGPYRDRAAYDDSIQAASGIAMLPTMIGEDPRYLPTIVADKTTALAVVGAVVAALFHRERHGEGQEIEVPMYETLVSYVMAEHLFGRVFEPAEGTVGYTRLLSPHRRPYRTKDGYLAVLPYLNEHWRSFCEVAGRPELGADPRFATLSLRLAHIDDVYAETGRILEQRTTAEWLDILGRTNVPTMIVNSLDDLLADEHLVATGFWQQFEHPTEGRLNMPGIPMSFSVSPGDVRRLPPRLGEHSREVLREAGLDDDAIAAMLQSGATREPA
- a CDS encoding cyclase family protein, coding for MIETAPSLWRIAQSARVFDLAQPLEPLMPVSPNHPGFKMSLMRRHGDVVRADGGSAANEMIVIGGHTGTHVDALCHVSHQGRLFGGVDAGEAQRGGRFTALGIETMAPVVCRGVLLDIAALRGVDVLPPGQPITADDLEAACRRQRLQVREGDAVLIRSGWAQHWSDPQRFIGHAAGVPGPDEGAALWLAQRRIRITGAETIAYECIPPGRGHALLPVHRVLLVESGIPIIEVLDLTAVAAQGVHEFLFVMAPLRIAGATGSPVRPLAVA
- a CDS encoding amidohydrolase, with product MRALDIVVNLWTSDLTKNYTPKLNAFWQKVSILGETAAGISLEEEIRRMDAAQIDKGLLIATTGGWQGSDIFFEKPVERIAEVVAAHPRRFKGVVGINVTHIVPWLRRMEMAVREYGFVGAHLYPHWFGEAPDHRRYYPFYAKCAELGIPLQIQVGHSAQQFLPTVAHPMTLDRVALDFPELTIIGIHIGYPWTEEMISVAWKHPNVFVGCDAHSPRYWDPSFVRFINTRGQDKVLFGTDWPVIDFERARREIDELDLRERPKQKLLCENAVRVYKLEQWV